A stretch of DNA from Carya illinoinensis cultivar Pawnee chromosome 12, C.illinoinensisPawnee_v1, whole genome shotgun sequence:
atatttacacatagattttgatgataacaaatgaattcaaagaataaagaagtctcaaactcaagttgtctacacaatggagtcaagcacatcaaggaaacaagcatgagcaagaagggaacaaattcacattaaaattatagagtaatattgtaaatctcttcaaaattcgaaattaggattaatgctcaaaattaatattttatcataaagcattaaaatacatttttcacatgtgcatgaatatttttgaaaattaaatttgaaaattttgaaagatgattgattgtcatcttttgcatgtgcatgccttgattaaagggttgaactttgaaaatattaaagacgattgattgtcatctttcacatgtgcatgttttatttgaatattttcaaaagtgattgatgattttttagacttatacaaaaagtaaaagattaggtttgaattttttgaaaatgaaagtgtgctcattttgtcatatgccaaaagtaaaagattagatttgattttttttgaaaaaatgaatgatgttgtctttgataattaaaaaagaagaaccttttatttgaattctttgaaaaagtgagtgatgttgtctttgacaattgaaaaagaagaaccttttatttgaattttttgaaaaagtgaatgatgttgtctttgacatgtgaatctttttaaatttgaatatgaagtctcatatgcctataaatagatcatttgagagcttcacattcacaacaccaagagcatacaacattcattcaaagctttcattctctcttctctaagcattgagccttaatccttgttcattttgagagatatagtttgcgttgtattgttcttatttcactcattgaggagtgttttctgataacctacccactatcagcttttgtatcagaaaaagggtgtgtataacccttgtgtgtgtagaaagtattctacacggggaatagttgaatcaccacgtgtaaggtgattgtaagtgtagagggtgttctacacggatcctttgtagcggtgttgttcaaaggtgtaccgaggacgtaggcagtggggccgaacctcgttaacatactgagtttgcttttctcttacccttactctttatatttattgttatttcatattttgtttatattttatattatatatttgacttataattgttatttttttttaatacaactcaattcaccccccctcttgtgttagtcatctgggcaacaagatTGTTCCTCCGTTTTGCCATTGGTACCATCCTCACCAGAAAATCCATAGGTTCAACCACAATCAACAAAGAAAGGCTCCTAGAAGAAGAATCTCCTTTCACTAAGTCCTTTAgatcattttttcaatttaatcgACGAGATAGACGCCCCTGACTCTGCAGTAAATTCCCATCTGCTTTTAACCATGGCCCAAAAGGATAACCTTCAGTCTCAAAGTGAACCCTGTTATATTCTCATAGATCACATTCACGGACTGAGTGACCCAAGATGCCACAACAGTAGCAAAACGTTGAAAGCTTCTCATACTTCAAATGGATCCAACAAGATTCAAAGGCTCATAAATTTAAACGTTTAACTCGTGGAAGAGGCAATTGGACATCCAGTTTAATCCAAACTCTACAAAACTCCCTCATGCTAGCACGGCCTCAGGTATATCTATGTCCTCCACTTCCCTAATAGTATTACCAATCATATGAAGCACCGCAGGGTTCATGCAATTCAGTGGTAGATCAAACAACTTAATCCAGAAGGATGCACGATTTAAACAAAGCGTAAAGAGTCGGATGTTCCCATCATAATCCCACATCAGTACAAGACTTTTGTCAAAAAACCATAGTCCATTCCGAATAACACAAGACTTATCTACAACATCCGTAAACTGCATCAAGAATAATCCATCACTGAGATCAAAGAATTTTACTCCCTTAGGATTCCACAACATCTTCATCATATTCCTAAAAGCCTCATTATTCACAAACTTTCTCATCAAAAGTGTAAATACTAAGCAAAAGTCAGTCTGCGTCGATGTTAAATCTGGAACATAATCAGTAACCATAATCTCCTCAGTCTCCACCACTGATAAATGAATCTTATCAATATTGTATATTAAATCTTCCGCCATCATAGACAGAACAAAGCCACTGTGGGCCACACCACAACCGAAACGTGTACCAGATAACAAGATGCAAACTCTCAAGTAAACACCCCTAAGTCGCATAAATTGCCCAAATCGCCAGAGCATGTTACTAAGAGACTGAAAACAAAATCATACATTTTTaactataacattttttttcattttctaacaTTCATTTTCAACCCTAACAAATTTTGTAGGTTTTTAAAtagtcaaaattttgaaattcttgggaCTTTTTCCAAATggtcatatattatatattagtgtatACATAAGTGGACTTGCTCTTCTAATCACACTTTAGTTTATTGAGGATTAATAAAATGGTTTTGTTGATGGttactaaaatattaatataaataggtTTTGGAATATTGCTATCGTTACTGAGCAAATTGAGAAAGCTACTGTTGCAAACTTAAGATTATTCCCTATCTTACTCGGTCCCATGTGGGGCAAATTTTGGACAAAATCAAcgactttttctcatttttgcaaagaGATGCTTATGTCCAGCCGGATGCGAATTAATgctattagagacaaagtttaaaaataataaaataaaataaaataaaaattgggatGTTTATGAAAAATACAAGAAAGTTACTTGTAGGATATCAACGTCAACTTTAATTATAGAGTACACAAATCTtgcatatctttaaaaaaaattgaagtctattattaaaaaaattatttttttatataatttttaaatttattgaatattattaaaaaaattatttttttatatagattttatatttatttatttatttcaaaaggAAGATATAAGTCTTGTCAtcctaaaatttcaaatattattttagtagTTAATAGCATCACGCATGACTGAATGGTTCGCGTTGTTGACCATTAAACACGTTCTGGACCGTAGAAGTTGCCAATTTTTTCTCAGCTTCTCCGTCTATTTCTCAAGACAATTTCCCGTGAAAGTGACAACCATAGACTACCTAATATCCACGGGATtcccgtttttattttttcttcgttTGAACACTTGTTTCTTATGTTTCGAAAACTCACAGCAGGTTCTTCCCATCATCATAGATGGTTCGGATTTGGTTAAAACCTCACGAGTCACGCAGCCTCAAAAGGTGTATATATACAAGGACGGATGTAACAATATTGTATAGCAATTCAAAATAGCAAAGGAGCTTCTTGGCTTTTGCTTCTACTTCTTACAACAAGTAATCACCCCTTATTGTCCATCAATTCCATTTCTATTACTTCAGAACTGAAATGGGGAAAGGCGAAGAGTTCAAGAGTGTTTTCGAGTACTTCGATGAAGATGGTGATGGGAAAATATCGGCTTCGGATTTGAGACATCGGTTGGGTGTCATGGGTGGAGATCTGTTTTCAAAAGAGATAAATGTTGCAGTTGAGGCATTTGATTCTGATGGAGATGGGTTCTTGTCTTTGGAGGATTTTATTGGGTTAGTACAAGGagggggagaggaagagaaggtaAAGGATTTGAGAGAAGCTTTTTCAATGTATGATACAGAAGGGTGTGGGTTTATCACACCCAAGAGTCTGAAAAGGATGCTCAGCAGATTGGGTGACTCAAAGTCCATTGATGAATGCACAGTGATGATCAAACAGTTCGATTTGAATGGGGATGGTGTTCTTTGTTTTGAAGAATTCAGAATCATGATGCAGTGATAATTATTCTTTAAGCATTCCTAATTTTCATTCACTTTGCAAGTTTGCAaactattcttttttaatctccctgtaatttaatattaatgaatattctttttaattgtCTGATTCAATTAAATGGtctaattatagaaaaaaatagacAGATTATATGAATtctacaatattaatttatattatctcTTTATAGAttacttttttaaaactcaatttgACACATCAATGTTCCATAATGCAATTAAATAATTAGTACTATGGCCCCCAGCCCGAGCACAAAGTGCACTAGCTGACGTAGCAGTGCCGCCACTTCAGTCCATTCAACAGCTAATATTGACAATTTATCTTTTGTTATGAACTGAATGAAAAGAGACAGAGTTTCAAGatattgagagagagcgagagaggagattctcttattgatctgtatatcaaacttatgaatttcttaaaaaattcaacgatatatataggcgtacaaaggggactatgctagctcactatgcttagcactatgcactatgcactatgcactatgcatttgacgactagataaatgtggtcatacaattcaagatagtttataacatttcccctttggatgaccatatttaaagaatatgcttcgttaaaaccttgccaaggaaaaaccctgtaggaaaaaaccaatggcgaaggaaaaagagtacagtattcatatgTATTGCCGAGtgttttaggattgcctcattaaaaccttgcaaaggaaaacctagtgggataaaaccttagcgaaggaaaaagagtacaatcagcacaagtcttcaagacattacttcccctgaaaagtgcatgataacaggtcttcaaacctccgcattccaatgttctgcataatcttcttaaatgttgcagttggtaatgcttcagtgaataaatctgccagatttttacttgaccgtaccttcttgatatcaatttcaactttcttctcatgaattgcaatgatcttcttgtgtgtatctgaaagataactcgcatttgtacatccaactaactgtggacttgatccatgttgataaaataatcacaactggatctttctgctgatcactactcttctggagttcttgtaaataacacagttagtggagaattcatcaacattaaactgctaacctcatttttaataaaaacggtggccagccttttaagatcagacaagcaccgcagattttcaactcctctgtaggtgtcaggcgtgctgtcaagtgctgcagctgtcaggcgtgctgttaggtgcagcagctgtcaggcgccttagctgtcaggcgccgcagagctatgaagttatatttcgtctcttttctcttgcttcacgagagatgttgtatcataattttctctataaaagagatattcagctcatcttcattcgcatctcatcttcttcacttttctgtaatcatacttcatttttactctgcaatctctttctacatttttactctgcaatggctcagcgatcttctcatggccaatatatgaggtactctgcacctcgttcatcagctgttcctgcttctaccacaggtgctatcatgcaatgtaatgatctgactcataggtcagataatgaagctatctatgagcttgtgagtctcggtacccgatactcatcatccattgtcgcattttctcagcgactgcaatccaaaacttgtggagttgacaatctccacgagaatattgctatacttcagcgacttcttctggagtcaaacatgaagatagaatcaataaagcaagagaataggaatttaaaatccttgcttaaatcttcttttagattgcccaccgctttagatagggatgccatgcagattcttgaagaacaagagcatttgaagaatgaggcaaagtgccttaaatttctgtaattcttgcttcaagataataaaataatatttcacaaatattcatatttgtgtttctatcttttggtagatgttctgtgtgctccctttcatttcttctttaataatgcacacttcatatcaaacccataatatgaatctgaaatactaattgtattaaaagatggtattttatgactaataacatcatctatcttccccttgaagctgcaagggtttcagatttatatttcaaatatgtgcagtttttatgaactcttctggagcctcaatgacatttaaatcatatataaactgtaataatagcttgttttcatttgcgtttggattgctttagatcatataaggatctttgaaacttgatagaatacatatttccatatgtattcatattagaagtttcagacattttctatccttcagggattttcatatatatatcatgatccaatgatccatataaatatgcagttaatcatgcatatccaaactctcggtaattttcaagctaataaaaatctcaatatgatttcaaccattttaaaatcatatcaatattgtttcttcgagaaactaacttgtgatctctatatcacattttcatattaaaagtttcagactttttatatcatgtatataaatatccactgatatttaatcaaaatcacctctttaggtgtttggacttcaagtccatatttatcacattttacttagtgatatcaattctgcaggaattgagaaactgactcgtgatttatatatcacatttttatttcctttctataaatacccactaacattcaacaagcatcacctctttaggtgtttggactataagtcccgatgcatcatattttactagtgaatcatttctgcaggaattgtttctttcaaatttggctaatattttacgtcgtatttttCGAcgatcattacttctggtaatgtcaattgccatctcatatggaaatacgttgtcgacaacaattttatttctatccataatttctccattattcatgaaatgtaacgagatatCGTTATTTTCAgctacctgtccctcttcaagggaagacattttcatgaaaaacctcttcagaaggcactcttcaggagatttatactcttcaagagtttatataggagaattttatatagaaaatttggatggactttattgcttgttctgtggatatggcctcttcaggagcaccaaattatttgtgcttttctcttttgagatactctatcttttgtatcaataagtctcacatgcctttatacatatttttagactgctgaatttcttaattgtcctacagggacttcaatccttgctgggattttagcagctagaatatgagacatttttatcttattgcatccataatttaattatcatctgaacttctggttcacttatgataatcaagataacgtcgaattatttcatcttgtttcaagcaaatttttctttccacttctgttggtaagactttatagtaaaagaatcttctggttcttttatggacgtccatatgaaaattattcgacttatcgtaattgattttggatgatcaagataaccatcagaagatacaaatattttgaatcatatcaccttttaatgcatcataatatttgattcaataatttgtataatatcatctcaaagagaaagcttacagcttttccaatacgagcttctgacccgaaaagatattcattatcacgtccaatctcttagtttctttgaatgaaacgcataattcttttcacttcagggaatagaatgatataaatccattattattcacttcagggaatgatatagatctagtaagacgtgactaatgattctcatcaaaaactcattattttactcAGTCACTGAAAAACCAGatgtaaatttagaatatattgtgaacgtttgcatttcatattgctacttcaggagcatactcgatattgctacttcgggagcacattcgagacgttcattcaaatatatattcttttcacaatttcaattatgcaacttcaggtgcataaatcataatgagtttttggtacacgtatcactcatttaaactatgaggtactcaataaaattattgatttagagtGATCCTTCAGGAATGCTCCATTTTCATTCTAagataaattatatcatcaataattcataacaagtacaaaaagaataaataaaacttgtatctaaactatgtgaataaaattattcacagatataattgatatgtaaattatgaaaattttaattcaccaatatttactttaaagatttcaaatgatatattgaaaaacttacttgaagtaaaaATGCCCACTGAATCCTGTTCAAACTCTGTCATATAGGTTTACTTTGAACTCCACCGAAAAGGATTTTAAATTGGCTTGATGGTATCTGGACCCCACTCCACATGATTTACCAGGCTGCCTGTCCTTTGCTAGCAACTTGCAAAACTGAGTAGGAAAACTTTATAGCAACACTCACCTCACAACACTAAGTTGCATGCGTAGGTATCCACCGCACTAAATAAatcaaacttttctttttatatctatactttttcaagatataataatataaaataaaaaaatataataatataagaaaagaGGAGTTATAATGGACGTCTTCTTCCACCCAtccatttttaacttttatcattttttattttattttcatcaacaaACGCCCCTTTTTGCTGACTTTGTTGCATAAAGCCGAAATAGTAAAGGTCCCACCCTTGCAAGTTGTACAATGCCTGCAGGTCTATTgtcagatttgaaaaaaaaaatcatagataATCATGATCTTTTAAAGATTTccgtctctcttctctcttttttttcaactttttttttattattttttattccctaTTTGAAGTTATATACATCGGCGGCCATAGATACATCGGCAGAGACAGCCCAAAGCTTAGTGGAATAGATCCTCTGCTCAGATTCGGATCTCCAGCTGGGACGACAAGATCACGCTCGGCAGAGGTAGCCCAAAGCTTGGTGGAATAGATCCTCTGCTCAGATTCGGATCTCCAGCTGGGACGACAAGATCACGCTCGGCAGAGGCAGCCCAAAGCTTGGTGAAAACGCTGTACAAGGTCTCCTCCTCCTTGGCGCTGAATTTCGCGCAGGATGTGCTTCTCACCATGGTGAAAGTATTCGTTTGAGAATTCCCACCAATCAGGAACTAATTTTCTAAAGCCATAGGTGTTGAGCTGGCAGATGAAACTTTGGACTCTGGATTCTTCTCAATTCTCTCGTTAGAAACCATAGAGAGAAAAATTCAATCGTCGATCCCCTCAAAGAGTTCGCCAAAATCAGAGATTGCTTTcgcaaaaagagagagaggaaagagaagaggGAGCAATATAGAGACGGAGAgtaatcgtgctgataacgtgttatgaactgaatgaaaagagagagagagtttcaagatattgagagagagcgagagaggagattctcttattgatctgtatatcaaacttatgaatttcttaaagaattcaatgatatatataggcgtacaaaggggactatgctagctcactatgcttagcgctatgcactatgcatttgacgactagataaatgtggtcatacaattcaagatagtttataacatctTTAGAGTAATGATTCCTAGGCAATAGTTTTCGTAACATATTTGACAACACATTATAAGGTAGTTTACAAAAATACCATtccttttaaaatattattgtagaACATGTTGTGAAAAGTTATGTGTGTGTTTATCATTAGAGTAATGAATTGACGTGACGGTAACACTATCGAGTCAACTCATGCATGGACACTCAGCTTTTGGATAAATGATCTACAATTAAGCCCTAATCGTGTATAGTCAcataaaatctcaatataaaataaatggaattgttaaggacgtgtttcacAGCTTCTCACATACGATCACCTACAGTCAAAGAATTGTGTGACATGAAAATTCTAAGGAAACTTCTCCGATGCCTAAGTAATGATAACAAAGAATCTCTCTTTAGCCAAAGTATCAGGTGGATCTCATAACCAAacatggattatatatatataaatcacgatGCTTCATGATAACCATCTCATCCATTATTTGAAATTCAAGCCTTCAAGATGTTATGATTTAGCTTATCTTTGAATAAACTGATAGCCTGTTTATCCCAAAGTACTCAAGTGATTGTTCCTCTAATGCTAGCCAGAATATGCTTGGATTGGATTAGGCCTTGGATCAACTAGGTTATCAGGCCGTGCTATAGCCCAAGCCCATGATATGACCCAACAGGCCCCCGTGAGAGGATTAGGCCCCTTCCAGTTACCCCATAAAGTCTCATCACATTAAGCATTATGGGACTCGTAATTATGGCATTGTTTCATTGTTTGGGCTTTTCATCATTTCATGCCTCAATTTTTTAAGGCCATCAATGGTCCTCCACTGTCTCCCATCGGAAATTGGACTCCGAGAGGGCAGTTTCAACATCCCAGACTCAATGATCCTGGGTCTACCAGACCAGTGTCACAGAGCTGTCAACGTGAGAGGTATGTCAGTTTCTGTTGCTTTCTACTTGACTATGTTCACGATGGGACTCTGTTTGCCCTTCGTATGACCCATTTGTGACATGTTAGACGTCTTGGGTCTTGCTCTGGCTAAACTTGTGCAATGCCTAGCAGATTCTGATGGCTTGTTGCATTCTCTGGTGGCTCGCTTTGGAGCCCATGGGTGATAACTACCTTGACCTCACGACTCATGAATTTCTTTCTCTACACGGTTTTAGACACTTGGAATAAAACCTTTGCAGCTTTAGGTCTCACAACAAATTGATTCAATTGGAGCGAAAATATTCCAATGCTAAGGATTGGCAAAggaaatttttcttcatgtcTGGGGATGGTTGGGAGTTTCTTGTTGAGGAAAGTGTGAATCATGAGCTTCCCATTATGGCTTCAAGGTCCTCAGTTCCCGATGAGCACTATTTTGAGATCATTCCACCTGGTCCAATACTATTTTAACCTCTTAATATTGATAGATTTTTATGGTGCCTAGTAGGGCACATGTTCTTAGTCGTCAATTTCTAGGCACCCTGTCCCCGGCTAGCGGTTTAAAAAGGGGGTCATCATCTGCAGCAGGGGGTAAGAAAAAGTAGAAAGCTTGTTTGGGTGTAAAACTCTCAGATGAATCTAGTTCCACTAGAAGTGGACCCCCACCACCACCTTTTGTGAGTGGTGGAGAGGGCTCGGGTCACCCTTAAGTACCCATGACCAACTCCTTTGACGAGCTTATGGGCCAAGCTAAGGTTGATATGGAGTTGGTGATAAAGGTCGAATTTGACTTGTCA
This window harbors:
- the LOC122290137 gene encoding calcium-binding protein CML37-like codes for the protein MGKGEEFKSVFEYFDEDGDGKISASDLRHRLGVMGGDLFSKEINVAVEAFDSDGDGFLSLEDFIGLVQGGGEEEKVKDLREAFSMYDTEGCGFITPKSLKRMLSRLGDSKSIDECTVMIKQFDLNGDGVLCFEEFRIMMQ